In the genome of Streptomyces sp. NBC_00237, one region contains:
- a CDS encoding NADP-dependent oxidoreductase, with product MRAIGQDSLGGPDVLRIVEVPRPVPGPAEVLVRVCAAGVNPTDWWHRATGGLAGDVPIRLGWDVSGVVEAIGPGVTLFAPGDEVFGMPRQPAPAGTYAEYVVSPARHLAAKPPTLSHVEAAALPLAALTAWQALVDTAGLRPGQRVLIHAAAGGVGHLAVQIAKERGAHVIGTARTANHAFVRGLGADEVIDYTRTDFTAAARNVDVVIDTIGGDYGPRSLQTLRPGGIVVSLASPAEAHLADRARALGLRSTFMITEADRAGMREIASLAASHRLRVRVDTVLPLDQAATAHEIGERGRTAGKIVLTVCG from the coding sequence ATGCGCGCCATCGGGCAGGACTCCCTCGGCGGACCTGACGTCCTCAGAATCGTCGAGGTGCCGCGCCCGGTGCCCGGCCCCGCCGAAGTACTCGTCCGGGTATGTGCCGCGGGAGTGAACCCGACCGACTGGTGGCACCGGGCCACCGGAGGACTGGCGGGCGACGTACCGATCCGCCTGGGCTGGGACGTGTCCGGTGTGGTCGAAGCCATCGGGCCGGGTGTCACCCTGTTCGCGCCGGGCGACGAGGTGTTCGGCATGCCCCGCCAGCCGGCTCCCGCCGGTACGTACGCCGAGTACGTGGTCTCGCCCGCCCGGCACCTGGCCGCCAAGCCGCCGACGCTCTCCCACGTGGAGGCCGCAGCCCTCCCCCTGGCCGCGCTCACCGCATGGCAGGCCCTGGTCGACACGGCCGGTCTGCGCCCCGGGCAAAGGGTGCTGATCCATGCCGCGGCCGGTGGCGTCGGGCACCTGGCCGTACAGATCGCCAAAGAGCGCGGCGCACACGTCATCGGCACCGCGCGCACGGCCAACCACGCGTTCGTACGAGGACTGGGCGCCGACGAGGTCATCGACTACACCCGCACCGACTTCACCGCCGCCGCCCGCAACGTCGACGTGGTGATCGACACCATCGGTGGCGACTACGGGCCGCGCTCCCTCCAGACCCTGCGCCCGGGCGGCATCGTCGTCTCGCTCGCCTCCCCCGCCGAGGCGCACCTGGCGGACCGGGCCCGAGCGCTCGGACTGCGCTCCACCTTCATGATCACCGAAGCCGACCGGGCGGGGATGCGGGAGATCGCCTCCCTCGCCGCCTCCCACCGGCTGCGGGTGCGCGTCGACACGGTCCTGCCGCTCGACCAGGCGGCCACGGCCCACGAGATCGGCGAGAGGGGCCGTACCGCCGGAAAGATCGTGCTCACCGTCTGCGGCTGA
- a CDS encoding SCO5918 family protein, whose product MRFVIARFPFDLTRSGVLESMKGIKPEQINGESVIIGRRTYPVKQVGQVLTRQDRRDFSSGEVLRAMTQLGFTCRSLTPAAAPQRTLSPLQQASAMLGTPAVA is encoded by the coding sequence ATGCGTTTCGTCATCGCCCGCTTCCCCTTCGACCTCACCAGGAGCGGCGTCCTGGAATCCATGAAGGGCATCAAGCCGGAGCAGATCAACGGTGAGTCCGTGATCATCGGCCGCCGCACCTACCCCGTCAAGCAGGTGGGTCAGGTCCTCACCCGCCAGGACCGCCGGGACTTCAGCTCCGGCGAGGTGCTGCGGGCCATGACCCAACTCGGCTTCACCTGCCGCAGCCTCACTCCGGCCGCCGCACCCCAGCGCACCCTCAGCCCGTTGCAGCAGGCATCCGCGATGCTCGGCACCCCCGCGGTCGCCTGA
- a CDS encoding DEAD/DEAH box helicase, with product MNRTRTNDRSSRSRSDGPSFGSRSGGGGHFGQSAPSRSGSPSRSGGPSRSGNPSRSGGQGSWGGRGRRSAAVQGEFTLPETLTPALPAVEAFADLDLPDRLLAALTAQGVSVPFPIQGATLPNTLAGRDVLGRGRTGSGKTLAFGLALLARTAGQRAEPRQPLALILVPTRELAQQVTDALTPYARAVHLRLTTVVGGMPIGRQANALRSGTEVVVATPGRLTDLIDRGDCRLNQVAITVLDEADQMTDMGFMPQVTALLDHVRPEGQRMLFSATLDRNVDLLVRRYLTDPVVHSVDPSVGAVTTMEHHVLHVHGADKHRTVTEIAAREGRVIMFLDTKHAVDRLTQDLLNCGVRAAALHGGKSQPQRTRTLTQFKTGHVTVLVATNVAARGIHVDNLDLVVNVDPPTDHKDYLHRGGRTARAGESGSVVTLVTPQQRRDMTRLMSHAGIVPQTTQIRPGENALSQITGARNPSGIPVTITAPVTERRTRGAAPRGRRSPASAARRTTARRSSFDAADAAA from the coding sequence ATGAATCGCACACGTACGAACGACCGGTCCTCCCGCAGCCGTAGTGACGGCCCCTCCTTCGGCTCCCGTTCGGGCGGCGGCGGTCACTTCGGCCAGAGCGCCCCGAGCAGGTCCGGGAGCCCGAGCAGGTCCGGGGGTCCGAGCAGGTCAGGGAACCCCAGCCGATCCGGGGGCCAGGGCAGCTGGGGCGGCCGCGGTCGGCGATCCGCAGCGGTGCAGGGCGAGTTCACCCTGCCCGAGACGCTCACCCCCGCGCTTCCCGCCGTCGAGGCGTTCGCCGACCTCGACCTGCCCGACCGGCTGCTGGCCGCGCTGACCGCACAGGGAGTCAGCGTCCCGTTCCCGATCCAGGGGGCGACACTGCCCAACACGCTCGCGGGCCGTGACGTGCTCGGCCGCGGACGTACCGGCTCCGGAAAGACCCTCGCCTTCGGCCTGGCCCTGCTGGCCCGCACCGCCGGACAGCGCGCCGAACCCCGCCAGCCGCTGGCGCTGATCCTCGTGCCGACGCGCGAGCTGGCACAGCAGGTGACCGACGCGCTCACCCCCTACGCCCGCGCGGTGCACCTGCGTCTCACCACCGTCGTCGGCGGAATGCCGATCGGCCGGCAGGCGAATGCCCTGCGGAGCGGCACCGAGGTCGTCGTCGCGACGCCGGGCCGCCTCACGGACCTCATCGACCGTGGTGACTGCCGACTGAACCAGGTCGCGATCACCGTCCTCGACGAAGCCGACCAGATGACGGACATGGGCTTCATGCCCCAGGTCACCGCACTTCTGGACCACGTCCGTCCCGAAGGCCAGCGGATGCTGTTCTCCGCCACCCTCGACCGCAACGTCGACCTCCTGGTCCGCCGCTACCTCACCGACCCGGTCGTCCACTCCGTCGACCCGTCCGTGGGCGCGGTCACCACGATGGAGCACCACGTACTGCACGTCCACGGCGCCGACAAGCACCGGACGGTCACCGAGATCGCGGCGCGCGAGGGCCGGGTGATCATGTTCCTGGACACCAAACACGCCGTCGACCGGCTGACGCAGGACCTGCTGAACTGCGGCGTGCGGGCGGCAGCCCTGCACGGCGGGAAGTCGCAGCCGCAGCGCACCCGCACCCTGACCCAGTTCAAGACCGGGCACGTCACCGTGCTCGTCGCGACGAACGTCGCGGCACGCGGCATCCACGTCGACAACCTCGACCTCGTCGTCAACGTCGACCCGCCGACCGACCACAAGGACTACCTCCACCGAGGCGGCCGCACCGCACGGGCCGGCGAGTCCGGCAGCGTGGTCACCCTGGTCACCCCCCAGCAGCGCCGTGACATGACACGGCTCATGTCGCACGCCGGGATCGTGCCCCAGACCACCCAGATCCGCCCCGGCGAAAACGCCCTGAGCCAGATCACCGGCGCCCGGAACCCCTCCGGCATCCCCGTGACGATCACCGCGCCCGTCACCGAGCGGCGCACCCGCGGTGCCGCCCCGCGCGGTCGGCGCAGCCCCGCCTCAGCCGCCCGCCGTACGACCGCGCGCCGGTCCTCCTTCGACGCGGCTGACGCGGCGGCCTAG
- a CDS encoding cold-shock protein: MASGTVKWFNGPKGFGFIEQDGGGADVFAHFSNIAADGFRELSEGQKVTFEIAQGQKGPTAENIVPA; encoded by the coding sequence ATGGCGTCTGGCACTGTGAAGTGGTTCAACGGGCCCAAGGGCTTCGGATTCATCGAGCAGGACGGTGGCGGCGCGGATGTGTTCGCCCACTTCTCGAACATCGCCGCCGACGGTTTCCGTGAGCTGAGCGAAGGCCAGAAGGTCACCTTCGAGATCGCGCAGGGCCAGAAGGGCCCGACGGCCGAGAACATCGTTCCCGCCTGA
- a CDS encoding alpha/beta fold hydrolase, whose amino-acid sequence MAHFTTEDGTRLYYKDWGPRTGTPVVFTHSWSLSSEMWNYQMAHLAEQGLRCIAYDRRGHGRSEQPWEGYDFDTLADDLASLMDHLDLTDVTLVGHSTGTGEVARYLTRHGSARVGKAVLVSTLTPLLRQSADYPEGVPGSVFDDMRAQIGKDIPGWVDAIAGPFFGEGTPGVTVSKALVDWSVWDTRPVSVRAMLELSRTMSETDFREELTGITVPTLVVHGGADAFNPVDLCGRGTAKLIPGSVLKVYENGPHGLHLTHMDQLNADLLEFATAPAK is encoded by the coding sequence ATGGCGCATTTCACCACTGAGGACGGCACTCGCCTGTACTACAAGGACTGGGGCCCCAGGACCGGCACGCCCGTGGTGTTCACGCACAGCTGGTCGCTCAGCAGTGAGATGTGGAACTACCAGATGGCCCACCTGGCGGAGCAGGGCCTGCGCTGCATCGCCTACGACCGGCGCGGGCACGGCCGCTCCGAACAGCCGTGGGAGGGCTACGACTTCGACACGCTGGCTGATGATCTGGCGTCCCTGATGGACCACTTGGACCTGACGGACGTCACCCTGGTCGGTCACTCGACCGGCACCGGCGAGGTCGCCCGCTACCTCACCCGGCACGGTTCGGCGCGCGTCGGCAAGGCCGTCCTGGTGTCCACCCTGACCCCGCTGCTGCGACAGAGCGCGGACTACCCCGAGGGCGTTCCCGGCAGCGTCTTCGACGACATGCGCGCCCAGATCGGCAAGGACATACCCGGCTGGGTCGACGCGATCGCGGGACCGTTCTTCGGTGAGGGGACTCCTGGGGTCACCGTCTCGAAGGCGCTCGTGGACTGGTCGGTGTGGGACACCCGCCCGGTGTCCGTCCGGGCCATGCTGGAGCTGAGCCGCACGATGTCCGAGACGGACTTCCGCGAGGAACTGACCGGCATCACCGTCCCCACCCTGGTCGTCCACGGTGGCGCCGACGCCTTCAACCCGGTCGACCTGTGCGGGCGGGGCACGGCGAAGCTGATCCCCGGCAGCGTGCTCAAGGTCTACGAGAACGGCCCGCACGGTCTGCACCTGACCCACATGGATCAACTCAACGCCGACCTCCTGGAGTTCGCCACCGCGCCGGCGAAGTAG
- a CDS encoding SRPBCC family protein — translation MLKRLLYRGPSMEVLHEEYAKKGRLDERAPLSGAYEIRIEAPLERVWTLLSEPANWPSIDPAIHGVTVESSSGGAEVDARFTWVNGRNRIRSRFAVIDPGKELVWTGLAAGAKAVHRHVLEATDDGATLVRTEESMGGPLLVLFFSDAKLHRVLEKWLKGLKKAAEV, via the coding sequence ATGCTGAAACGGTTGCTCTACCGAGGCCCATCGATGGAAGTCCTGCACGAGGAGTACGCGAAGAAGGGCCGCCTGGACGAGCGGGCACCGCTCTCGGGAGCGTACGAGATACGCATCGAAGCCCCTCTGGAACGGGTGTGGACGCTGCTGAGCGAGCCCGCGAACTGGCCGAGCATCGACCCCGCCATCCACGGGGTCACCGTGGAGTCCTCCTCGGGCGGCGCCGAGGTGGACGCCCGGTTCACCTGGGTGAACGGCAGGAACCGGATCAGGTCCCGCTTCGCCGTGATCGACCCCGGCAAGGAGCTCGTCTGGACCGGACTCGCGGCGGGTGCCAAAGCCGTCCACCGGCACGTACTGGAAGCCACCGACGACGGCGCGACCCTGGTGCGTACGGAAGAGTCCATGGGCGGACCGCTGCTCGTCCTGTTCTTCTCCGACGCCAAACTGCACAGGGTGCTGGAGAAGTGGCTGAAGGGACTCAAGAAGGCGGCCGAGGTCTGA
- a CDS encoding M20/M25/M40 family metallo-hydrolase, whose translation MSTSWLRIRDEVQNDEVQNDEVQNGGPADTLAVCFAPTGAHGSTFASWHGRLPHGTALVLVTPPGRGTRVDEEPVVDMAGYADAVAAEVRELTAGRRLVLIGVSLGALLAFEVCRRLLEAGVPVARLCTVAGQSPGDFAGSGDEVTLEAARAFATGTGLTDPELLADPEFEEVLLPPVQADLTLAAGYAGRESAAAHVSLRAVWAVGDPYVPEAAVRRWAEWTTADCTVLSVEGGHYAHQENPEAVLAACLDGLSGAAGPSRRTVLGGGASVVSATVLGLGTTMAAAPKSAAAQRTVASAEGGGTRGRAFDGDPTDPVELAVAMIRQNTSNPGDGAITLPYARMLEGIFRTAKVATEIVPTPKEGNVHFFARVPAAAGSARKKPLLLLGHSDVVPATGDAWTREPFAGEVVEGRLYGRGALDMKGVNAAFVAALLRHVRQGTRFDRDIVFWSDCDEEQGPHGVRWFLTEHPGTVEAGAVLTEGGWVLNQRDGRTPMIAALTCNDKRSLLLRLEAASYATHTSKPFGGQAVIRLGEVLEQLGGWRAGIRPNTLSRTYFAELARATSDPALAAAVREMLDARTEARRNRAGDAVVRLSDTPELHNAMLRTTLAFTSAKAGYYPSIVPGTATAEFRAAFLPGGDDPGRIVAELRSLIGNRATLTVVGNPGESEQQAVDRLRGYLAVADSRHDTDVFRAWQEAVRRTHPGVRATACQFEAVTSAVPFRERNVPVYGMYPFTVNRDMLKRMHGTDEHIGVEALRQGTETVYQLLAGLRAGA comes from the coding sequence ATGAGCACCTCCTGGCTGAGAATCCGCGACGAAGTGCAGAACGACGAAGTGCAGAACGACGAAGTGCAGAACGGCGGCCCGGCCGACACGCTCGCCGTCTGCTTCGCGCCCACCGGCGCGCACGGTTCGACCTTCGCGAGCTGGCACGGGCGGCTGCCCCACGGCACGGCTCTGGTGCTGGTCACGCCGCCCGGCCGGGGCACCCGGGTGGACGAGGAGCCCGTCGTCGACATGGCCGGGTACGCGGACGCGGTGGCCGCCGAGGTGCGGGAGCTCACGGCGGGCAGGCGACTGGTGCTGATCGGTGTGAGTCTCGGTGCGCTGCTGGCGTTCGAGGTCTGCCGTCGGCTGCTGGAGGCCGGGGTGCCGGTGGCGCGGCTGTGCACGGTGGCCGGGCAGTCCCCGGGCGACTTCGCGGGCTCGGGAGACGAGGTGACGCTCGAAGCCGCCCGCGCCTTCGCGACCGGGACCGGGCTGACGGACCCCGAACTGCTGGCCGACCCCGAGTTCGAGGAGGTGCTGCTGCCGCCCGTCCAGGCCGACCTGACGCTGGCCGCCGGATACGCAGGCCGCGAGAGCGCCGCCGCGCACGTGTCGCTGCGCGCGGTGTGGGCCGTCGGGGATCCGTATGTGCCGGAGGCGGCCGTGCGGCGGTGGGCCGAGTGGACCACCGCGGACTGCACGGTGCTGTCCGTGGAGGGTGGCCACTACGCCCACCAGGAGAACCCGGAAGCGGTCCTCGCCGCCTGCCTGGACGGCCTCTCCGGCGCTGCCGGTCCGTCCAGACGCACCGTGCTCGGCGGTGGTGCGTCGGTCGTCTCGGCCACCGTGCTCGGACTCGGGACGACGATGGCCGCCGCGCCCAAGTCCGCTGCCGCACAGCGGACGGTGGCCTCGGCCGAGGGCGGCGGCACCCGAGGCCGCGCCTTCGACGGCGATCCCACCGACCCGGTGGAGCTCGCCGTCGCGATGATCCGGCAGAACACGAGCAACCCCGGGGACGGCGCGATCACACTGCCGTACGCACGGATGCTGGAGGGGATCTTCCGCACGGCCAAGGTCGCCACGGAGATCGTGCCCACCCCCAAGGAGGGCAACGTCCACTTCTTCGCCCGCGTCCCCGCCGCCGCAGGCTCCGCGCGCAAGAAGCCCCTGCTCCTGCTCGGCCACTCGGACGTGGTCCCCGCGACCGGGGACGCGTGGACGCGGGAGCCGTTCGCCGGGGAGGTGGTGGAGGGCAGGCTGTACGGCCGGGGCGCCCTCGACATGAAGGGGGTCAACGCCGCCTTCGTCGCCGCCCTGTTGCGCCATGTGCGGCAGGGCACGCGATTCGACCGGGACATCGTCTTCTGGTCCGACTGCGACGAGGAGCAGGGGCCGCACGGTGTCCGTTGGTTCCTCACCGAGCACCCGGGCACGGTGGAGGCCGGAGCGGTCCTCACCGAGGGCGGCTGGGTGCTCAACCAGCGCGACGGCAGAACGCCCATGATCGCCGCGCTCACCTGCAACGACAAGCGCTCCTTGCTCCTGCGGCTGGAAGCTGCCTCGTACGCCACCCACACCTCCAAGCCGTTCGGCGGACAGGCCGTGATCCGCCTCGGCGAGGTGCTGGAACAACTCGGCGGCTGGCGGGCCGGAATCCGCCCGAACACGCTGTCCCGGACGTACTTCGCCGAGCTCGCCCGGGCGACCTCGGACCCGGCCCTGGCCGCCGCCGTACGGGAGATGCTCGACGCCCGCACCGAGGCGCGGCGGAACCGGGCGGGCGATGCGGTCGTTCGGCTCAGCGACACGCCCGAGCTGCACAACGCGATGCTCCGCACCACCTTGGCGTTCACCTCGGCCAAGGCCGGCTACTACCCGAGCATCGTGCCCGGCACGGCGACGGCGGAGTTCCGGGCGGCGTTCCTGCCCGGGGGCGACGACCCCGGGCGGATCGTCGCCGAACTGCGCTCCCTGATCGGCAACCGGGCCACGCTGACGGTGGTCGGCAACCCCGGCGAGAGCGAGCAGCAGGCCGTCGACCGGCTGCGCGGCTATCTGGCGGTTGCGGACTCCCGCCACGACACGGACGTCTTCCGCGCCTGGCAGGAGGCCGTGCGGCGGACTCATCCCGGGGTGCGGGCCACGGCCTGCCAGTTCGAGGCGGTGACCAGCGCGGTGCCGTTCCGCGAGCGGAACGTGCCGGTCTACGGCATGTACCCGTTCACCGTGAACCGGGACATGCTCAAGCGGATGCACGGCACGGACGAGCACATCGGCGTCGAGGCCCTGCGGCAGGGCACGGAGACGGTCTATCAGCTCCTGGCGGGACTGCGCGCCGGAGCCTGA
- a CDS encoding non-ribosomal peptide synthetase: MSTPTLLERFAAQVAARPEAVALRHTGTTLTYRELDEWSGRLAAQLAAKGTRPGSLVALAAQRGPAAVAGVLAVLKTGAAYLGLDPAIPVRRQRRMVEETGPQVVLAEPGLDQFPTLDAPRVRLAPVVDGPVHEAPEREPDEDALFHVVYTSGTTGNPKGVRISHRSVRGRLEWMWEDHPFPENAVLAVQKSPALVASPWELLGGLLQGVPSVVLSTEELLDPVLFAAVVAEERITHLFLTPQLIAGLLEESSKLSASHRPVLVTSGADTLPVRTVRRFREIWPDATLLNLYGMTETASNVAAYDTAALPDDAERVPVGSAVAGASISVRDRHGRRLPPGVTGEVWVCGPPLALGYLGGDGEDRFTVDDQGVRHYRTGDRGRHLPDGALEITGRADNQIKVRGYRVELEEIESTLRKAPDVTDAGTYADLDDGEPRIVACVTSGEEVSAAALRGYLRDRLPDYMLPTRIQQVPRLPLGPNGKLHRAGLRTLVADIGQERTVGFTPSDATEAAVAALWEELLGAPPADVDQNFFDAGGHSLLAVRLANRLAKTAGRRIPLRRILGAPTVGAIAALCREAQQEERG; encoded by the coding sequence ATGAGCACCCCGACCCTGCTGGAACGCTTCGCCGCGCAGGTGGCGGCCCGCCCCGAGGCCGTCGCCCTGCGCCACACCGGCACCACGCTCACCTACCGCGAACTCGACGAGTGGAGCGGACGGCTGGCCGCCCAGCTCGCCGCCAAGGGCACGCGCCCCGGCTCGCTGGTCGCGCTCGCCGCCCAGCGCGGTCCCGCCGCGGTCGCCGGGGTGCTCGCCGTGCTGAAGACCGGCGCGGCCTATCTCGGGCTCGATCCGGCGATACCCGTACGGCGTCAGCGTCGCATGGTGGAGGAGACGGGACCGCAGGTGGTGCTGGCCGAGCCGGGGCTCGACCAGTTCCCCACCCTGGACGCGCCCCGCGTACGGCTGGCCCCGGTCGTGGACGGGCCGGTGCACGAAGCGCCCGAACGGGAGCCGGACGAGGACGCGCTGTTCCACGTCGTCTACACCTCAGGCACCACCGGGAACCCCAAGGGCGTACGGATCAGTCACCGTTCGGTCCGGGGCCGTCTGGAGTGGATGTGGGAGGACCACCCGTTCCCCGAGAACGCGGTGCTGGCGGTGCAGAAGTCGCCCGCGCTCGTCGCCTCTCCCTGGGAACTGCTCGGCGGCCTGCTCCAGGGCGTCCCGTCGGTCGTGCTCAGCACCGAGGAGCTCCTCGATCCGGTGCTGTTCGCCGCCGTCGTCGCCGAGGAGCGGATCACCCATCTCTTCCTCACCCCGCAGCTGATCGCCGGGCTCCTCGAAGAGAGCTCGAAGCTCTCCGCTTCCCACCGGCCGGTGCTGGTGACCAGCGGCGCCGACACCCTGCCCGTGCGGACCGTCCGCCGCTTCCGGGAGATCTGGCCCGACGCCACGCTCCTCAATCTGTACGGCATGACCGAGACCGCCTCCAACGTCGCCGCGTACGACACGGCCGCCCTGCCCGATGACGCCGAACGCGTGCCGGTCGGCAGTGCGGTGGCGGGCGCGTCGATCTCGGTCCGCGACCGGCACGGCCGTCGGCTGCCACCCGGTGTGACGGGTGAGGTGTGGGTCTGCGGGCCGCCGCTCGCCCTCGGCTATCTCGGCGGCGACGGCGAGGACCGCTTCACCGTCGACGACCAGGGAGTGCGCCACTACCGGACAGGAGACCGGGGCCGTCACCTCCCGGACGGGGCACTGGAGATCACCGGCCGCGCCGACAACCAGATCAAGGTGCGCGGCTACCGCGTGGAGCTGGAGGAGATCGAGTCCACCCTCCGCAAGGCGCCCGACGTCACCGACGCCGGGACGTACGCGGACCTCGACGACGGCGAGCCGAGGATCGTCGCCTGCGTCACGTCCGGCGAAGAGGTGAGCGCGGCGGCCCTGCGCGGCTATCTGCGCGACCGGCTGCCCGACTACATGCTGCCGACACGGATCCAGCAGGTACCGAGGCTTCCGCTGGGCCCCAACGGCAAGCTGCACCGCGCAGGACTGCGCACGCTCGTGGCGGACATCGGACAGGAGCGGACGGTCGGCTTCACGCCGTCCGACGCCACCGAGGCCGCCGTCGCGGCCCTCTGGGAGGAACTGCTGGGCGCTCCTCCCGCCGACGTGGACCAGAACTTCTTCGACGCCGGAGGCCACTCGCTGCTCGCCGTCCGGCTCGCCAACCGGCTGGCGAAGACCGCGGGCCGGCGCATCCCCCTGCGCCGGATCCTCGGCGCGCCCACCGTCGGAGCGATCGCCGCACTCTGCCGCGAGGCCCAGCAGGAGGAGCGGGGATGA